The following proteins are co-located in the Sporolactobacillus pectinivorans genome:
- a CDS encoding LysE/ArgO family amino acid transporter, whose product MLTAIIHGFILSLGLILPLGAQNIFIFNQGARSKRLYEVFPAVITAAFSDTLLIYLAVGGVSLLILSFPWLQNIFLTVGLIFLVLIGWTIWKNSSVDKNKQMQRLPIKKQILFALSVSLLNPHAIMDTIGIIGTNALHYSGNEKWAFAASCATVSWLWFFILSLAGHLTDKVMDGTRGMILVNKISALMIWTVALYLGYFLLHQ is encoded by the coding sequence ATGTTGACTGCTATCATTCATGGCTTTATTCTCTCACTCGGCCTGATTCTGCCGCTCGGCGCGCAGAACATCTTTATCTTTAACCAAGGCGCACGATCAAAGCGTCTGTACGAAGTATTTCCTGCGGTCATTACCGCCGCTTTTTCCGATACCCTGCTTATCTATCTTGCCGTTGGCGGCGTTTCATTGCTGATTCTCTCATTCCCCTGGCTTCAAAATATTTTCCTGACTGTTGGCCTTATTTTCCTAGTTCTGATCGGCTGGACCATTTGGAAAAATTCCTCGGTTGACAAAAATAAGCAGATGCAGCGTCTTCCCATAAAAAAGCAGATCCTGTTCGCTCTTTCCGTCTCTCTACTCAATCCCCATGCCATTATGGACACGATTGGCATCATTGGCACCAACGCACTTCATTACTCTGGAAATGAAAAATGGGCATTCGCGGCTTCCTGTGCCACCGTTTCCTGGCTCTGGTTTTTCATTCTTTCTCTCGCGGGGCATCTAACTGATAAAGTAATGGATGGAACGAGAGGTATGATTTTGGTCAACAAAATTTCGGCTCTGATGATTTGGACGGTTGCATTATATTTGGGCTATTTTTTATTACATCAATAA
- a CDS encoding TetR/AcrR family transcriptional regulator — MQTKILEAAQRLIETEGVENVSIRKIAQAIEYSPATIYHYFDSKEQIIDQIITDDYEKMIAVLSAGPFFEQMSEESVRSNIANYINFAVAMGDRYKNVMLSDSPTVLAHTSVLQKGAEAERPAIAMLCHALRGFPGLTECKDSDIEVIAQVIWSMLFGLALRLMTEHTDEEQKQRLINQAADFILNMIENKGR; from the coding sequence ATGCAAACAAAAATACTTGAGGCAGCCCAGAGGTTAATCGAAACAGAAGGCGTTGAAAATGTTTCGATCCGCAAAATCGCTCAGGCCATCGAATATTCTCCGGCCACTATTTACCATTACTTTGACAGCAAAGAACAAATCATTGATCAAATAATCACCGATGATTATGAGAAAATGATCGCAGTGTTATCAGCTGGACCTTTTTTCGAACAGATGTCAGAAGAAAGTGTACGAAGCAATATAGCGAATTATATCAACTTTGCCGTTGCTATGGGCGACCGATACAAAAATGTGATGTTAAGCGATTCACCAACTGTTCTTGCGCATACATCCGTGCTCCAAAAAGGAGCTGAAGCAGAGCGACCGGCTATAGCGATGCTGTGCCATGCCTTGCGGGGATTTCCCGGACTGACAGAATGTAAAGACTCGGATATTGAAGTTATTGCACAGGTAATCTGGAGTATGCTTTTCGGGCTGGCTCTTCGCCTCATGACCGAGCATACAGACGAAGAACAGAAGCAGCGTCTGATTAATCAGGCGGCGGACTTTATACTGAACATGATTGAAAACAAAGGAAGGTAA
- a CDS encoding flavodoxin domain-containing protein — protein MKKILIYATKYGSTAEVAQRLNAALEEKGDLFNVMTDSVPPLDSYETVILGGSIYMGRVQKKLSAYINDHLKELLTKNIALFLCAGHPDEKTRENELKNSFSEALYRRAVAKDILGYAIDFEKMHFFDRLIMSKVKGDRISTAEYFDDRIAAFSKALN, from the coding sequence ATGAAAAAAATACTGATCTATGCGACAAAATACGGAAGTACGGCTGAAGTAGCACAACGATTAAACGCCGCGTTGGAAGAAAAGGGCGACTTGTTCAATGTGATGACAGACAGCGTCCCTCCGCTTGATTCGTACGAAACAGTCATTTTGGGCGGATCAATTTATATGGGGAGAGTTCAAAAGAAGCTTTCCGCATATATAAATGATCATTTAAAAGAACTGCTGACAAAAAACATCGCCCTATTCCTCTGCGCCGGGCACCCCGATGAGAAAACCAGAGAAAACGAGCTTAAGAACAGTTTTTCAGAAGCATTATACCGGAGAGCTGTTGCGAAAGATATACTGGGGTACGCGATCGATTTTGAAAAAATGCATTTTTTTGATCGACTGATTATGAGTAAAGTCAAAGGAGACCGAATCAGTACAGCTGAATATTTTGATGACCGGATTGCTGCGTTTTCAAAGGCGTTGAATTGA
- a CDS encoding DJ-1/PfpI family protein, producing MKKVLFLIYPQYADFEIAHTLFLLRKAGNAEIDTVSADGKAIESLGGLWVQAKYALHDINVNDFDLVLISGGDDVDQLIDNSAVAQILTTAYRSSIPIASMCASAILLAKAGTLDGKKFTCLEHTYNSHRSLFRKSIYTGKEIEVGQSIITAKGTAFAEFAVSVCKLIGVLSDDGQCRSLIKLCQGINK from the coding sequence TTGAAAAAAGTATTGTTCCTCATTTATCCTCAATATGCTGATTTTGAGATCGCACACACGTTATTCTTGCTCAGAAAAGCGGGGAACGCTGAAATCGATACAGTTTCTGCCGATGGAAAAGCGATAGAAAGTCTTGGTGGATTATGGGTTCAGGCGAAATACGCATTACACGATATTAATGTGAATGATTTTGACTTGGTATTAATTTCCGGAGGCGATGATGTTGACCAGTTGATAGACAACAGTGCTGTCGCCCAAATTCTGACAACTGCCTATCGGTCAAGTATTCCAATTGCTTCTATGTGTGCTTCTGCAATTTTATTAGCGAAAGCTGGGACATTGGACGGGAAAAAATTCACTTGTCTCGAACATACATATAACAGTCACAGATCACTCTTCAGAAAATCGATATATACCGGAAAAGAGATTGAGGTTGGTCAATCCATCATCACAGCTAAAGGAACTGCCTTTGCTGAGTTTGCAGTGTCCGTCTGCAAGCTCATCGGAGTATTGAGTGACGATGGACAATGTCGTTCGCTCATAAAACTCTGTCAGGGCATAAATAAGTAA
- a CDS encoding class I SAM-dependent methyltransferase, whose amino-acid sequence MFPEHPFTIWGTHCGNCGNVCSILQNAHHPWNCTPFTVKLKCSTCGHDVTIDQKAAEAFYNHKILTRFEGLFGYVVDLGCGGGFLSRFLLQNKNIKRIDGLDRDPDCLKATEDLAASDQRFNFTRTELRRLNALYDKNSTDFIVSRDVFMFIDDTEQYFDDVSSIATRGVRQMGWYMTDNHRMKNGLQPQKIAEAYQKRGWQVSLEYLDWYKSGYFIKTWH is encoded by the coding sequence ATGTTTCCGGAACATCCATTTACTATTTGGGGCACACATTGCGGCAACTGTGGCAATGTATGCAGCATACTCCAGAATGCGCATCATCCGTGGAATTGCACGCCGTTTACCGTTAAACTCAAGTGTTCAACCTGTGGGCATGATGTGACTATTGATCAGAAAGCGGCAGAAGCTTTTTATAATCATAAAATTTTAACGCGCTTTGAAGGTTTATTCGGCTACGTCGTTGATCTGGGCTGTGGTGGCGGGTTTCTCAGCCGTTTTTTGCTTCAAAATAAGAATATCAAAAGAATTGACGGACTGGACAGAGATCCGGATTGCCTGAAAGCGACGGAGGATCTGGCTGCATCAGATCAGCGGTTTAATTTTACACGAACGGAATTAAGGCGTTTGAACGCTTTATATGATAAAAACAGTACCGATTTTATTGTCAGCCGCGATGTTTTTATGTTTATTGATGACACAGAGCAATATTTCGATGATGTATCCTCCATTGCGACGCGGGGTGTACGTCAAATGGGGTGGTATATGACGGATAATCATAGAATGAAAAACGGACTGCAACCGCAAAAAATCGCTGAAGCCTATCAAAAAAGAGGTTGGCAGGTCAGCCTTGAGTACTTGGATTGGTATAAAAGCGGCTATTTCATTAAGACTTGGCATTGA
- a CDS encoding AEC family transporter, which produces MFAYLHLLMTISVPIVIICGCGFLLQTQRPVDSKLLADISLYILAPAMILYALSDAHLQGENVIHIFLFTIIMTALLWILAVITSRLARLSENEKRALTLTTLFSNANNYGLPVLLLAFGSAGFALGAVYVIGQVILVNVLGLYIASRSQMNGRQAVTHILKTPLIYACIVGILLDLFHFRLLGGINTAVQMLGKAYPVLVLMILGIKLGTTKLKGLRSSKVWLGVFLRLAIVPVLAKLVLFVLGIHGLLASVLFVEASMPAAINAVTLAEKFDGDTETISLIVSVTTILSFIYLPLFVAIS; this is translated from the coding sequence ATGTTTGCCTATCTTCATCTTCTGATGACAATCTCCGTTCCGATTGTCATCATTTGTGGCTGCGGTTTTTTGCTTCAGACACAGCGGCCTGTTGACTCGAAACTGCTGGCTGATATCAGCCTTTACATACTGGCTCCCGCTATGATTCTGTATGCGTTGTCTGATGCCCATCTGCAGGGAGAAAATGTCATCCATATTTTTTTGTTTACCATAATCATGACTGCTCTGTTGTGGATTCTGGCAGTGATTACTTCCAGGCTTGCCAGACTTTCAGAAAATGAAAAGCGTGCGCTGACTCTGACAACGCTTTTCAGTAATGCCAACAATTACGGACTGCCCGTGCTATTGCTTGCGTTCGGAAGCGCGGGTTTTGCGCTGGGCGCCGTATATGTCATCGGCCAGGTTATTCTCGTCAACGTTCTCGGCCTGTACATCGCATCCCGCTCACAGATGAACGGCAGGCAGGCGGTAACCCATATTCTTAAAACTCCGCTCATTTATGCATGCATCGTCGGAATTTTGCTTGATCTCTTTCATTTTCGACTATTGGGAGGGATAAATACGGCCGTCCAAATGCTTGGAAAAGCCTACCCTGTACTTGTTCTGATGATTCTTGGCATTAAACTCGGTACAACTAAGCTAAAAGGACTCAGGTCATCAAAAGTCTGGCTGGGTGTTTTTCTCCGCCTGGCTATAGTTCCCGTTCTTGCCAAGCTGGTTCTGTTTGTTCTCGGAATTCATGGGCTGCTGGCATCGGTTCTTTTCGTAGAAGCCAGTATGCCGGCAGCGATCAATGCGGTCACGCTGGCAGAGAAATTTGACGGTGACACTGAAACTATTTCTCTGATTGTGTCGGTTACGACCATTCTAAGTTTTATCTATCTGCCTCTGTTTGTCGCGATCAGTTGA
- a CDS encoding WYL domain-containing protein gives MREGRPCYSVTIRAEKGILKRLNVDENRIHFINREKTGLVVTKIQFETPDQASQEILSLGSDAEVIHPVALREKICKNARQLFRLYQEK, from the coding sequence TTGAGGGAAGGCCGGCCTTGTTATTCAGTAACGATTCGCGCAGAAAAAGGAATTTTAAAGCGGTTGAATGTTGATGAGAACAGGATCCATTTCATTAATCGAGAGAAAACGGGTTTGGTCGTCACAAAAATACAGTTTGAAACTCCCGACCAGGCTTCTCAGGAAATTCTGAGCCTGGGCTCTGATGCAGAGGTCATCCATCCGGTCGCATTGCGTGAGAAAATCTGCAAAAATGCCAGGCAGTTGTTCAGACTGTATCAAGAAAAATGA
- a CDS encoding helix-turn-helix transcriptional regulator, with the protein MKLPHNRRYEATQFSKRIYLDPSGWFTGHEAVPYLEMIQKAMWDYHWIQIDYQKVDGKIVSREVAPYGLVAKTDFWYLIAKHEDVMRVYRVSRVRNMQITGRNFVFSANFNLSQFWLAWCQEFEGRPALLFSNDSRRKRNFKAVEC; encoded by the coding sequence ATGAAACTTCCTCACAATCGTCGTTATGAAGCCACACAGTTCAGCAAACGAATCTATCTGGATCCGTCCGGCTGGTTCACAGGTCATGAAGCCGTTCCTTACCTGGAAATGATTCAGAAAGCTATGTGGGACTATCATTGGATTCAAATTGACTATCAGAAGGTGGATGGCAAAATCGTTTCAAGAGAAGTTGCCCCCTATGGTCTTGTTGCCAAGACGGATTTCTGGTATTTAATTGCGAAACATGAGGATGTCATGAGAGTCTATCGTGTGTCCAGAGTCAGAAATATGCAAATCACAGGAAGAAACTTTGTTTTTTCGGCAAATTTTAACCTTTCGCAGTTTTGGTTGGCCTGGTGTCAGGAATTTGAGGGAAGGCCGGCCTTGTTATTCAGTAACGATTCGCGCAGAAAAAGGAATTTTAAAGCGGTTGAATGTTGA
- a CDS encoding SDR family NAD(P)-dependent oxidoreductase: MDDAKQRVANNKLTIIVGPGSGVGLNIAKKFGSNGFGIILVARKKDSLQQCVSKLNNLGINAGGVPADSTDPVSVKNTFEQIRTKYGTPEVLIYNAVVRRKKSPSCLTEEELMNDFKVNVIGEKTCIAEVIPDFVKQKKGTFLVTGGGFAIRPSIDFSSMSLGKAALRNFIFSLGEELQFMR; the protein is encoded by the coding sequence ATGGATGATGCTAAGCAGAGAGTAGCGAATAATAAACTTACTATTATTGTTGGTCCGGGTTCAGGAGTCGGACTTAACATTGCCAAAAAATTTGGCTCGAATGGCTTTGGAATTATACTTGTTGCTCGAAAGAAAGATAGTCTTCAACAATGCGTTTCGAAATTAAATAATTTAGGAATCAATGCTGGTGGTGTCCCTGCAGATTCAACAGATCCTGTATCTGTAAAAAATACCTTTGAACAAATAAGAACAAAGTATGGGACACCAGAAGTACTTATTTATAATGCAGTTGTAAGGAGAAAAAAATCTCCATCTTGTTTGACCGAAGAAGAATTAATGAATGATTTTAAAGTGAATGTAATTGGGGAAAAAACTTGTATAGCCGAAGTCATTCCCGATTTTGTAAAGCAGAAAAAAGGCACGTTTTTGGTTACCGGTGGTGGTTTTGCCATTCGTCCTTCAATTGACTTTTCATCAATGTCGCTTGGAAAAGCTGCCCTGCGTAATTTTATTTTTTCTTTAGGTGAGGAGCTACAATTTATGCGGTGA
- a CDS encoding penicillin-binding transpeptidase domain-containing protein — MGSMSLLSEIEQKIVKLIQEYAPITVNEFLNRFSKSAHLDSDKLNHALNQLGEKEVIHFEGEVIPLMSPVIEKESDQLCDLSNYCVFSVNRVRYENLSSYFGKYKGCFVLLDKNSKKYFISDKSLRGVQRVPPDSTYKIYSALAGLENGVISVQNSTLPWDRKIYSIESWNKEQNLISAIQHSVNWYFQKIDQIVGVEKLRNFYTRIGYGNCDLSNSLDSYWFDSTLKISPIEQIQVFQKFFCNCLEFDDQNINQLKSILRISQKHETVLFGKTGTGFTNDKVTNGWFIGAVEKKDNTLFFATNIQGNDKASGEKAKEITLQILNAKNIYPL; from the coding sequence ATGGGATCAATGAGCTTGTTATCAGAAATAGAACAAAAAATAGTTAAGTTAATACAAGAATATGCCCCTATTACGGTTAATGAATTTTTAAACAGATTCTCAAAGAGCGCCCATCTTGATTCGGATAAACTGAATCACGCATTGAATCAGCTTGGAGAAAAAGAGGTAATCCATTTTGAAGGTGAAGTCATTCCACTAATGAGTCCGGTTATTGAAAAGGAATCGGATCAATTATGCGACCTCAGCAATTATTGTGTATTCTCGGTAAATCGAGTGCGTTACGAAAATTTAAGTTCATACTTTGGAAAATACAAAGGATGCTTTGTACTTTTAGACAAGAACAGCAAGAAATATTTCATTTCCGACAAATCATTAAGGGGCGTACAGCGTGTCCCGCCAGATTCGACATATAAGATATATTCAGCTTTGGCAGGGTTGGAAAATGGTGTCATTAGTGTGCAAAATTCAACTTTGCCATGGGATCGTAAGATTTATTCAATTGAATCATGGAATAAAGAGCAGAATTTAATTTCTGCAATCCAGCACTCAGTAAACTGGTATTTTCAAAAAATAGATCAAATAGTTGGAGTTGAAAAACTCAGGAATTTCTATACCCGCATCGGTTATGGAAATTGTGACTTATCCAATAGTTTAGACTCGTATTGGTTCGATTCGACCTTGAAAATTTCTCCCATTGAGCAGATTCAGGTTTTTCAAAAGTTCTTTTGTAACTGCTTAGAATTCGATGATCAGAACATCAATCAGTTGAAATCCATTCTGAGAATTTCACAAAAACATGAGACGGTTCTCTTTGGTAAAACAGGCACAGGATTTACGAATGACAAAGTGACCAATGGATGGTTTATCGGTGCCGTTGAGAAAAAGGACAATACTTTGTTCTTTGCTACCAATATACAGGGTAATGATAAAGCTTCCGGAGAAAAAGCAAAAGAAATAACATTACAGATCTTAAACGCCAAAAATATATATCCACTATAA
- a CDS encoding VOC family protein: protein MKFACSLITVEDINFSRQFYEKLLQQKVKYDFGENVVFESGFSIHSKSHFSKLINGQEIVKGANNFELYFEYDDVDAFVKELKENKVEFIHETKEQPWGQKIVRFYDPDKNIIEVGESLEFLSFRLFEEGKSVEEISEITSMPNQFVKEAILRMKNIKQGI, encoded by the coding sequence ATGAAGTTTGCATGCTCATTAATTACGGTGGAAGATATCAATTTTTCAAGACAATTCTATGAAAAACTGCTGCAGCAAAAGGTTAAATATGATTTTGGTGAAAATGTCGTCTTTGAGAGTGGTTTTTCCATTCACTCGAAATCTCATTTTTCAAAATTGATTAATGGCCAGGAAATTGTAAAGGGTGCCAATAATTTTGAACTCTATTTCGAGTACGATGATGTAGATGCATTTGTAAAAGAATTAAAAGAAAATAAAGTTGAATTTATACATGAAACTAAGGAACAACCATGGGGACAAAAAATTGTTCGATTTTATGACCCCGACAAAAACATTATTGAAGTAGGAGAATCACTGGAATTCCTTTCATTTCGACTATTTGAGGAAGGTAAAAGCGTTGAAGAAATTTCTGAAATTACGAGTATGCCAAATCAGTTCGTAAAAGAGGCCATATTAAGGATGAAGAACATCAAGCAAGGAATTTAA
- a CDS encoding lysophospholipid acyltransferase family protein — MKSRSHLFFRSLIQFVGLFFARRTLTGAENVRQDEPAVFVCNHMGSYGPVMMTLFFPFPFRPWVTYQIVTRRICTDYLEAHFTQNELRLGRPFSRWVAAIIAPFCIMLVRGTGAIPVFAGSTQIRKTIDQSVDAVEQGDNLVIFPENDDRKHSAFINEFDTGFIHLGEIFHKKTGRNLYFYPVCINKNKKSISIGKPIIFSMRPFRKEKQRIKAYLQDSIDEMVQSH, encoded by the coding sequence ATGAAGAGTCGGAGTCATCTGTTTTTCAGGAGCTTGATTCAGTTTGTCGGCCTGTTTTTTGCCCGACGTACACTGACTGGGGCGGAAAACGTGAGGCAGGATGAACCGGCTGTTTTTGTTTGCAATCATATGGGTTCTTATGGACCCGTTATGATGACCCTTTTCTTTCCTTTTCCGTTCAGACCTTGGGTCACTTACCAGATTGTGACAAGAAGGATTTGCACCGATTATCTAGAGGCACATTTTACGCAGAACGAGCTGAGGTTGGGACGGCCATTCAGCCGATGGGTGGCGGCGATCATCGCCCCCTTCTGCATCATGCTTGTCCGGGGAACGGGAGCTATTCCGGTTTTCGCAGGGTCAACGCAGATAAGGAAAACGATTGATCAGAGTGTGGACGCTGTTGAACAGGGGGATAACCTGGTCATTTTTCCTGAAAATGATGATAGAAAGCATTCGGCCTTTATTAATGAATTTGATACGGGCTTTATTCACTTGGGGGAAATCTTTCACAAAAAAACTGGCAGGAATCTGTATTTCTATCCGGTCTGTATTAATAAAAACAAAAAGTCGATTTCAATAGGCAAGCCGATCATTTTTTCAATGAGACCTTTCAGGAAAGAGAAGCAGCGAATCAAAGCATACTTGCAGGACTCAATTGATGAAATGGTGCAAAGCCACTGA
- the hisC gene encoding histidinol-phosphate transaminase produces MSKYWNERIHKLEPYVPGEQPKDRRYIKLNTNENPYPPSPGVLAAIKEAVNDQLRLYPDPNEDELRATLAKYYQLSSDNIFVGNGSDEVLAFSFMTFFSPDRPVMFADITYSFYKVFANLCELKPEIIPLDDTFQIPVGAFREPSGGAVIPNPNAPTGQEIAVQSIKDILEADRNRVVIIDEAYVNFGGTSVVPLIKEYPNLLVVQTLSKYSALAGIRVGYAFGDSELIQGLNRLKNSINSYTVDRLALAGAKAAIEDDHYYNQMAQHVIQTRENAVKRLAGMGFTIIPSKANFIFISHPDYKAEDLFHKLREKGILVRYFNQPRISDYLRVSIGSDEEMDQFILAVQELLSH; encoded by the coding sequence ATGAGCAAATACTGGAACGAACGGATACATAAGCTGGAACCTTACGTCCCGGGTGAACAGCCGAAGGACAGACGGTATATTAAGTTGAATACCAATGAAAATCCCTATCCCCCGTCGCCTGGGGTGCTGGCGGCTATTAAAGAAGCCGTCAACGATCAGTTGCGGCTCTATCCGGATCCGAATGAGGATGAACTGAGAGCGACTCTAGCCAAGTATTATCAGTTGTCCAGTGATAATATTTTTGTGGGTAACGGATCGGATGAAGTGCTCGCTTTTAGTTTTATGACTTTCTTTTCACCTGACCGTCCGGTTATGTTTGCTGACATTACCTATAGCTTTTACAAAGTGTTCGCCAATCTTTGCGAACTGAAGCCGGAAATTATTCCGCTTGATGACACCTTCCAAATTCCAGTCGGCGCCTTTCGAGAACCAAGCGGTGGGGCCGTTATTCCTAATCCGAATGCGCCGACCGGGCAAGAAATTGCTGTCCAGTCGATAAAGGATATTTTGGAGGCAGACCGGAATCGCGTCGTCATTATTGATGAAGCCTATGTCAACTTTGGCGGAACGTCTGTTGTTCCGCTGATCAAAGAATATCCGAATCTATTAGTGGTGCAGACACTTTCCAAATATAGCGCACTGGCCGGTATTCGCGTTGGTTATGCCTTTGGAGATTCCGAACTCATTCAGGGGCTTAATCGTTTGAAAAACTCCATTAATTCGTATACGGTTGACCGTCTTGCTTTGGCCGGAGCTAAAGCAGCGATTGAAGACGATCATTACTATAATCAAATGGCGCAGCACGTGATTCAAACGCGGGAGAATGCTGTAAAACGCCTTGCTGGAATGGGCTTTACCATTATCCCTTCAAAGGCCAATTTCATTTTTATCTCGCATCCTGATTATAAAGCTGAAGACCTATTTCATAAATTAAGAGAAAAAGGAATTCTGGTCCGCTATTTTAACCAACCGCGCATTTCAGATTATTTACGCGTGTCAATTGGTTCCGATGAAGAAATGGATCAATTCATCTTGGCCGTGCAAGAGCTACTAAGCCATTAA
- a CDS encoding GNAT family N-acetyltransferase, giving the protein MQLNWEVKKFSQLTAREVFEIFKARESVFVVEQKCPYHEIDGNDLKSLHVYAVDDDQQIVAYARIFKEENAVTFGRVLANPKYRGQGIGKTLISEVLRVIAKTVPGELIMIEAQEYIQPLYAYFGFKKISETYLIDNIPHVRMAKKVV; this is encoded by the coding sequence ATGCAACTGAATTGGGAAGTCAAAAAATTTTCTCAACTGACAGCCAGGGAAGTATTCGAAATTTTTAAAGCACGCGAATCGGTTTTTGTTGTGGAACAAAAGTGCCCGTATCATGAAATTGACGGCAATGATCTGAAAAGCCTCCACGTCTATGCGGTGGATGACGATCAGCAAATCGTTGCCTACGCGCGGATTTTTAAGGAGGAAAATGCTGTTACTTTTGGCAGAGTGCTCGCAAATCCAAAATATAGGGGACAAGGCATTGGCAAAACGCTGATTTCGGAAGTCCTTCGAGTGATCGCAAAAACAGTGCCGGGTGAACTCATCATGATTGAGGCACAGGAATATATTCAGCCGCTTTATGCTTACTTTGGATTTAAAAAAATCTCAGAAACTTATTTAATCGATAATATTCCACATGTCAGGATGGCCAAAAAAGTCGTTTGA
- a CDS encoding DUF5616 domain-containing protein → MRLIPFSVGSIACSDEQKDQHKSNLIVAFNDCEFVYNHTGECTFPTEVRLSGHADTLLCKKSGVAISDSGILDRSGKWFNLAQPILRNICRNSAD, encoded by the coding sequence ATGCGGCTCATTCCCTTTTCCGTTGGCTCAATAGCTTGCTCCGACGAGCAAAAAGACCAACATAAGTCTAATCTAATTGTTGCGTTCAATGATTGCGAGTTTGTGTATAATCATACCGGTGAATGCACTTTTCCGACTGAAGTACGGCTGAGTGGTCATGCAGATACACTGCTTTGTAAAAAAAGCGGTGTGGCGATATCTGATTCAGGAATTCTGGACCGCAGCGGCAAATGGTTCAATTTAGCGCAGCCCATTCTGAGGAACATCTGCCGGAATTCGGCCGATTGA
- a CDS encoding aminoglycoside adenylyltransferase domain-containing protein, with product MKTIEIFNTIKNDYQTILGENLTGIYIHGSYAFGCFNERKSDLDFIVVVHSKLDAETKLALLVLGNLHDTASSKGLEMSVVLKKYCAHFQYPTPYELHFSNMWWAAYLSDPMKLCTDDLKTDRDFAGHFTVINHCGTVLYGEPIQSVFGEVKSEYYIRSIVNDIEDASSDIDEQPTYVILNLCRVLAYLTDKKIVSKQQGGE from the coding sequence ATGAAAACCATTGAAATTTTCAATACGATCAAAAATGACTACCAGACTATTTTAGGTGAAAACCTGACAGGCATCTATATTCATGGTTCCTATGCTTTTGGCTGCTTCAATGAGCGGAAAAGTGATCTTGATTTTATCGTTGTCGTTCATTCAAAATTGGATGCAGAAACAAAGCTGGCTTTACTCGTTCTGGGAAACCTGCATGATACCGCATCGTCGAAAGGGCTGGAAATGAGTGTCGTTCTGAAAAAATACTGTGCCCATTTTCAATACCCAACGCCTTACGAGCTTCACTTTTCAAACATGTGGTGGGCTGCATATTTATCCGATCCGATGAAACTTTGTACCGATGATTTAAAAACAGATCGGGATTTCGCCGGACATTTTACAGTGATAAACCATTGCGGCACCGTTTTGTACGGAGAACCGATTCAATCTGTTTTTGGAGAAGTGAAGTCGGAATACTATATCAGAAGCATCGTTAATGACATAGAAGATGCATCTTCTGATATTGATGAACAGCCGACCTATGTGATCCTGAACCTGTGCAGAGTATTGGCATATTTAACGGATAAGAAAATCGTGTCGAAGCAGCAGGGCGGGGAATAG
- a CDS encoding HIT family protein, whose protein sequence is MNWRDNRIESAKNGTNPMVIAKMKSGYAVIGDTQFLPGYCVLLPNKEVFSLNDLTLEERSQFLTDMSLVGDAIIHVCHPLRVNYDILGNTDAFLHAHIFPRYSWEIEERRKNPVWLYDASNWIDADKQFSNEKNGQLKIELERYLKTVYML, encoded by the coding sequence TTGAACTGGAGAGATAACAGAATTGAATCGGCAAAAAACGGGACAAACCCGATGGTGATCGCAAAAATGAAGAGCGGCTATGCGGTGATCGGGGATACACAGTTTTTGCCCGGCTACTGCGTGCTTTTGCCGAATAAAGAAGTTTTCAGCCTGAATGATCTGACTCTTGAGGAGCGGTCGCAGTTCCTGACAGATATGAGCCTGGTTGGTGATGCCATTATTCATGTCTGTCATCCTCTTAGGGTGAACTACGATATTTTGGGGAATACGGATGCTTTCCTGCACGCCCATATTTTTCCCAGATATAGTTGGGAAATTGAAGAAAGACGCAAAAACCCGGTCTGGCTGTACGATGCTTCGAATTGGATCGATGCCGATAAGCAGTTCAGTAATGAGAAAAACGGTCAGTTAAAAATAGAGCTGGAGCGCTATTTAAAAACGGTTTACATGTTATGA